The Paenibacillus sp. FSL R7-0204 genome includes a region encoding these proteins:
- a CDS encoding anti-sigma factor family protein, translating to MKCAEVMEWMHRYLDHDLSQEEMLEMFRHIDDCPSCAEVLDRLTLLSRQLEQLPDVKPPFSLVDSILPQLEQLDRGVPQEPAVMEPEDPKVIPFSRSNNRGKKSKGPSLAARTGIGAAAAAVILLIAVFNMPKSLPGAELDMSSNLMSSGAANSSISTESSEGAPQADGQNNSGGSSELRKVDQTAPSETADVNLQSTPPAPSEGADQPAAAGGGTASDRVPAVSEAPLSNRTATAPPADRPKSTKKAESRSAEPQGTQSSAPTQEKMADDKAAAGDTRMAPTPAPNEAGAMLMVAESSWTSPDGQHMAELTGQHVVFYSVTAEGEEQQRTALASLPLEGNWVSGVWSEDGTQFTYVLELEDGTQTTKVYTVPAESATPAPSASPAPANSQAPAASPAASASPVTSPAITPDAATSDK from the coding sequence ATGAAATGCGCGGAGGTGATGGAATGGATGCACCGCTATTTAGATCATGATCTCAGTCAGGAAGAAATGCTTGAAATGTTCCGTCATATCGACGATTGTCCTTCCTGCGCGGAAGTCTTGGACCGGCTGACGCTGCTCTCCCGGCAGCTGGAGCAGCTTCCCGATGTGAAGCCCCCCTTCAGTCTGGTTGACTCTATCCTGCCTCAGCTTGAACAACTGGACCGTGGTGTCCCGCAAGAGCCTGCTGTAATGGAGCCGGAAGATCCGAAGGTTATTCCCTTCTCCCGTTCAAATAACCGGGGCAAGAAGTCCAAGGGACCTTCACTGGCTGCGCGGACAGGCATTGGCGCTGCGGCGGCAGCGGTGATTCTGCTTATCGCCGTATTCAATATGCCGAAGAGCCTGCCGGGTGCAGAGTTGGATATGTCATCCAATTTAATGAGCAGCGGAGCGGCGAACTCCAGCATAAGTACGGAGAGCAGTGAAGGCGCCCCGCAAGCGGATGGACAGAATAACAGCGGCGGCAGCTCTGAGCTTCGAAAGGTGGACCAGACCGCGCCGAGTGAAACTGCGGACGTTAATTTGCAATCTACACCGCCTGCTCCCAGTGAGGGTGCTGATCAGCCGGCCGCAGCTGGCGGCGGCACCGCTTCAGACAGGGTGCCTGCGGTAAGCGAAGCTCCGCTCAGTAACCGCACCGCTACTGCGCCTCCGGCGGACCGCCCTAAGAGCACCAAGAAAGCGGAAAGCCGGTCAGCGGAACCCCAAGGCACACAGTCGAGTGCACCAACACAAGAGAAGATGGCGGATGATAAAGCGGCTGCGGGAGATACACGGATGGCGCCGACTCCAGCCCCTAACGAGGCAGGAGCCATGCTGATGGTTGCAGAGTCCTCGTGGACTTCTCCGGACGGGCAGCATATGGCTGAGCTGACGGGCCAGCATGTTGTATTTTACAGCGTAACCGCAGAGGGAGAAGAACAACAACGGACAGCATTAGCTTCGCTTCCTTTGGAGGGGAACTGGGTCTCCGGTGTGTGGTCGGAAGACGGCACTCAGTTCACTTATGTGTTAGAGCTTGAGGACGGTACGCAGACGACGAAGGTATACACGGTTCCGGCCGAGAGCGCAACACCTGCTCCATCCGCTTCTCCGGCTCCTGCCAACTCTCAAGCGCCTGCCGCTTCTCCGGCGGCTTCTGCTTCACCGGTCACCAGCCCGGCTATTACCCCGGACGCGGCAACGTCCGATAAATAA
- a CDS encoding RNA polymerase sigma factor: protein MVEQGLIRAAQAGDRDALITLLREIEGHVYKTAFYILHNEQDALDASQEALIRVYTKIGSYEEKAQFKTWVQRIVTNICIDKFRRTKPTVSIDEHEMVFQDKKHNVEREVMSGYLAEDIREAIDQLPEHHRTVIVLRYLQDFSYNEIADCLDLPLNTVKSYLFRARQQLQNRLQEYQKGGVSG, encoded by the coding sequence GTGGTGGAGCAGGGACTCATCAGAGCCGCTCAAGCGGGCGATCGCGACGCTCTAATCACCCTATTGCGAGAAATTGAAGGGCATGTATATAAGACGGCCTTCTACATTCTGCATAATGAACAGGATGCTCTGGATGCCTCCCAGGAAGCGTTGATCCGGGTATACACCAAGATCGGCTCCTATGAGGAGAAGGCGCAGTTCAAAACATGGGTTCAGCGAATAGTAACCAACATATGTATAGACAAATTCCGGAGAACGAAGCCTACCGTTTCTATCGATGAACACGAAATGGTGTTCCAGGATAAAAAACATAACGTAGAGCGCGAAGTGATGTCGGGTTATCTGGCGGAGGATATCCGTGAGGCCATCGACCAGCTTCCGGAGCATCACCGGACGGTAATCGTGCTCCGCTATTTACAGGATTTTTCTTACAACGAGATTGCAGACTGTCTGGATCTGCCTCTGAACACGGTCAAATCGTACCTGTTCAGGGCGCGGCAGCAGCTGCAGAATAGACTTCAGGAGTATCAGAAAGGTGGTGTGTCAGGATGA
- a CDS encoding bifunctional 2-keto-4-hydroxyglutarate aldolase/2-keto-3-deoxy-6-phosphogluconate aldolase: protein MKKIKVLQNITSVGVVAVIRADNADDAYAMSVACIEGGLNNIEVTFTTPGAEVAIKRLVEEYGGRAVIGAGTVLDPLTARIAILAGSEFVVSPSFEEDTAKMCNLYGIPYMPGCMTLNEMKEALKLGVDVLKLFPGSAFGPDYVKAVKGPMPHVNIMPTGGVDLNNMEKWIKNGCIAVGIGGNLTAPAKEGRYDQITELAAQYVAKFKEIQGR from the coding sequence ATGAAGAAAATCAAAGTATTGCAGAATATCACCTCTGTTGGGGTAGTAGCTGTTATCCGTGCGGATAATGCCGATGATGCTTATGCCATGTCGGTGGCTTGTATCGAGGGCGGACTGAATAATATCGAAGTTACCTTCACGACTCCGGGAGCCGAAGTAGCGATCAAGCGCTTGGTGGAAGAATATGGGGGCCGCGCCGTGATTGGTGCCGGTACCGTGCTTGACCCGCTGACGGCAAGAATTGCTATTCTGGCAGGCTCGGAATTTGTGGTCAGTCCTTCTTTTGAAGAGGATACGGCCAAGATGTGTAATCTGTACGGCATTCCTTATATGCCGGGCTGCATGACACTGAATGAGATGAAGGAAGCCCTGAAGCTGGGTGTGGATGTGCTGAAGCTGTTCCCGGGCAGTGCGTTCGGACCGGACTATGTCAAGGCGGTTAAGGGGCCGATGCCGCATGTGAACATTATGCCTACCGGCGGCGTGGATCTGAACAATATGGAGAAATGGATCAAGAACGGCTGCATCGCTGTCGGCATTGGCGGCAACCTGACCGCACCGGCCAAGGAAGGCCGTTATGACCAGATCACAGAGCTGGCTGCACAGTATGTTGCGAAGTTCAAGGAGATTCAAGGCCGGTAA